DNA sequence from the Glycine soja cultivar W05 chromosome 18, ASM419377v2, whole genome shotgun sequence genome:
TAATTAGATtagtaattattaaaattcataatttatatcacatttaaattaattattataaaagttaataaatttttcatacataaataattattctataaaatattttctcataatAGAGAATATCTAATCTAAAGCACTCAAGGGAAACATATTGCTTAActtgtcctaggttatgagagagatatttattgttattcatTGCATGTCttcccacccccccccccccaatgaTCACAAGGGATCATGGCATTATAGCATATCAAAATGTTATGTTATATCCCGTGGATTTTGGTGTGTGATTATGCATATGTCAGTTATATATCGTGTTTGTACCTTTGACAATGGTTGAATTAGACATCAATCCCCTAAGTAAATGATCATTATAAGGGTCGACCTAGGGGAATCTTGGTTATAAGGATCAAGTTCCTACTTGATCTGGAGGGTACACAGTATTTCAGTCTCAAACATTTGGTGTGTAAAACCTAAGTACTAAGGATCTAATAAAATGTAGAGATTGAGATACAATCTTATCTAGAGGGTACATAATCTTTCAACCTCAAACATTGGATATATAGAACCTAAGTCATAAGGATCGAATATAATGTAGAGATTGGGATACAATCCGATCAGAAAGCTATATAGTCCTTCAACTTCATGCATTGTGTGTATAGAGGCTAAACTTTATGGATTGGGATATGAAACGTTTCAGAGGATATACAACCCTCCAACTTCAAAAATTGGATGTGTAAAAGCTAAATTATATGGATTGGGATATGATTTAATCCAAAAggtgcattttatttttttttgcattagtAAGTGCatacactttttaaaaaaactccCCTCATCCCCTTAAGCTTgtttgactttattttgcatatAAAATATTGCAAAATTCTACGAGGTTGCCCACCTATTCTCTTTTCGTACTTATTTAGTCTTTATAACAATTAAGGATTTGGTTTTATTAGGTATAGTTGTAGTGATAGCGAGCAAGTTGcaattttctatttcattttaagTTAATAGGAAATTTAGTCTCTGAGATTGTAtccattttgcatattagtctctaacttaatgttaaattcaaaatagtctttATCTTTTCATAAATGTTGtaaaatagtccttccgttaaattttaaagtaacgttATTAGTGAgatcaattttagtgccacgtggactATCCAACGTGACACTAAAGGATGATGTGGCATGGCACGTGGATGTGCCTCTTAAAAGatgtcacgtcatttgatgataacaaaacgagtaaataaataatttagtcTCTGACTTTGTATCcttgttgcatattagtccctaacttaatgaaaaattcaaaatagcccttatctttgcataagtgttgcaaaatagtctttctgttaaattttaaagtaacgttgttagtgaggtcaattttagtgtcacgtcatttgatgatgatagaatAAGTGGCTTCTTCAAATCTGATGGTTCTGAACCAATTGAGgcatatataagaaaaagaacCCACATACACTTACACAAATAAAAAGTATCAAAAATCCACAACAATAACCTTATCACTGCAGCCGTCAACACCAATGGACGAGGTCTGCAtaaccattttcttttctttttttttcttcaattaccatcaatgtatcattccaggttctgattttttttttgtgttctgaataggaagagaaaaaatcagaggaaaacaaagtggaggagaaaaaagcagaggaaaaagaaaagaaagaagaagagaaaaaatcagAGGAATAAAAAGATGACAAGGAATCCAAAAAGGAATCTGCGTCGCTAGAAATTGTGCAAGGCATAACCTCCGCAATGCATGAACATTTTAAGCATGATTTATGACATCTTTTAAATTAGGGACCATTTTACAATACTTATGTAAAAATagagattattttgaatttttcattaagttagagACTAATATGCAATATGTGTACAAAGTTAGAGACTAAATTGCATATTTACttgttttgttatcatcaaatgcgACATCTTTTAAAAGACACGTCCACGTGTCATGtcacgtcatcctttagtgtcacgttggatagtccacatggcactaaaattgacctcacaaATAACGTTAAAATTTAACAGAAGAACTATCGTGCAACATTTATGCAAAGATAtgaactattttgaatttaacattAAGTTAGAGACTAATATACAAAATTGCTACAATCTCTCAAACTCAATTGTctattcattcattttattttgattgaaagTCGTGTACTGTATGTTGACATGTTGACATGTTGACACAGACAGGGAAATCAAAGGCAAGTGGAGTTCAAAACGAATGATTAAACGTCATCCACTAACTATGTCTATAGGGAAGAAATTCAAAAAGCAAAGAATGGTACATGTTAACTAATTGTCATATTTTCACACGATGAGGGTGGAGCCTTGGATTTTGACTACTACGGTGGAAGATGAAGTCAAGGTAAGCTCAAGAAGCAAAGTGTGACACTTACGACTTATTCCGAGCGAGGTCATTCTCAACGAGCTCATGCTATTATTCTTATTACTGATTCACGTTACTCACGGGTTCTCTTCATATGTGGTATGAATCTTCATTTGTTCACACTGCAAGTGAAGTGCTACACAACAACACTTAACTCTCCGTCCTGGTGAACTCGAACGAAATTTCCTCCGAcagtttcaaaattcaaaacattcaTACTtaagttaaaaatgtttttaacaaatattcataaaattttcataaataataacTAGAATACATTGACATTATAAATATTCATTATACTACCATCTAATCCGCCTCGAGCAAATAAGACTACTAGAAAGTAGAAACAATTAGACTCTTTCTGGTTATTTAAGGTAATTACAAactattacttttatttttcaaatttttagtataattttgaGAGTCAGAAttaatttatccaaacataTTATAAAACATTCGATGTAAATGTAAGGTAGTGATTGATgaaagaatttttcttttttatttttaatcctttgtTTCATCATGAAAAAATGATCTAATTCATTTGAAGTTCGATTGCACAATAAGGAAAGTCTAGACTAAAACTATTTCCGTCAAAAGATCATGTTTGAAAATTCAATCTTTAACTTTAACGAATTAAAATCACTTGGTTACTAAGAAAAAGAATTAGTAATGTGTGTTTAGAATTAGACAAAATAAAAGTGTAGGTAAGAcagaaggaaaaaagtaaacaagaaaCATTCTGGTTCTCTTAGGTGATTGCAAATGCTCAGAATTAATTGGGGGTATAAAATAATGACACCAAACCTTTTTCAACCAAGTTATCTCTGTCTGTCAGTGGGCCAGTTCAAGTCTGAGAAAAGGCCGGTGCTTGTGTTGTGTGTTGTGGCTTGTTTAACTCTACAATAATATATCATCATCAACTTTTTCATTCCTTAGGTTTGTGTTTGTGGAGAAGCTAGTGCTATTTCTCCAATTTTAGTTCCCCTATCCTCTCCGCGATTAATTACTATGCCACCTGGTAAGACCTTTCTCTTCATATTGCTCCCTTCCGCTTTTCAGTTTTACTGGGGATTAGCGATGCTTAATCAAATCtcaatattgttgtgtttggtttGACGATAATACTCTAGTAGAACTCCAATTGATGGCCAAATAGAAACAAACTTTTGTTTCTGTGAATCTAGacttaatttgattgtaaaTTTATGCTTGTTAATGCTTCACaccttttttttggaaaatacgGTTGGGAGTTGGGAATCGAGAGTTAAGACAGTACTCTACAGTTCACTTTTGCTACCACACAACTTTTACTTCATGGACCCAATTTTTGTCCTTCTTACTCACACGAGGGAATAATTGATTGGACTGATATTACAGAGATAGAAAAGAGGATTATTAAGTTCTTACTTCTTAGTGTGTGTGATCACACTTAGGTTCTGCATGATTCCCTTGTCCCTACCAACCAAGACAGAAGATAGGAAGTAACAATAggatgagttatgaattgttggacTAATTTGACATTGTCATGGCAGGTTTGGAGTACAATATCGATGATCTGTTTCAAGAAGCTAAGAGGAGATGGCTCAAGCCTGTGGAAGTGCTTTACATTTTACGGAATCACGACCAGTGCGAGTTCACCCACCAGCCCCCTCATCAGCCAGCTGGTAACACCCGTGCTCTCTTTGTTGAAATTTATGAAAGAAACGAAGGACAGTTTTTTCCGACTCTTATCTGCTACTGGATTATGGGTTACTGATTGTCGAAAATGTTGCCAATTGACTTTCTTAACAGGTGGATCCCTGCTTCTGTTTAATCGAAGAATCATGCGTTTCTTCCGTAAAGATGGTCATAACTGGCGGAAGAAAAAAGATGGCAAAACTGTGGGAGAAGCGCATGAACGGCTTAAGGTCTGTTATTAGTGTCTTATGGTGTTgtgataattaaaattacctacaatgatcattaaattttttcacACGAGGGTGAGGCATGGTGCAACTGTAAGGTTACTACCTTGTGACCTTAAAGGTCACAAGTTCAAATCCAAGAAATAGCCTCTTCACAGGCTACATGCATCTACCCTCCCAAAACCTCTCCAAGCGGGAACCTTGTCTGCTAGGCtgtcctttttttatttgacatCTATTTGTCTTGCTGCAGCTCATGTCAGCCACTATCATCTGCCCACTTTTGACATGCTTTATGTTTTATGCAAATGCTTCAATTTGCCCTCTAATTTGGACCAAGCTCCTTCCTTTCTTTTAGTCTCAACTGTCAAATAAGAACAACgcagaaaaaaagagaagatgaaacatACAATAATCATACCATACTAACAGCTTGAAATTTTCATACCAAAGGAAATTAGAGCTTCTTCTACTTCATCACTTTCTTTATACTTGGATTTGGTTTATTTTCTTGCTTTAATTGCAAAAGTCTGCTAAGGTTTCAAGCAGGTCTGAGTGATTAAATTATAGTTCATAAATGTAGTAAATTATTAGGAAGAAGTATTCAAATTTCAGGCATATTGAAACAAAGTATTATTCGAAACTAATTAATGATCCTCATtggaaatttcattttcaaatctATCTCCTAATCTGCTCTGTGCCATATATAGCTTCCAAAAAGCTTTTGGAAAAAATAGTAAGTATTTAGTTTGTCCAGCACTCATTATGTGCATGAGCTGTAACAGAACATTGAGATACAACCAATTTGTTGTTTAATAGTTTTACTGGTATggagcttttttcttttttaattataattcacTTATTTTTGCTATGTTGATGCCTTTGTGCCAACATTTGTTTTGCCATAGAATTCTATGTATTGATTTTCTCAATCTGATTgatcattctaatctgcatggtTAGGTTGGCAATGTTGAAATCCTAAACTGTTACTATGCACATGGAGAGGAGAACCGTACTTTTCAGAGACGGAGCTATTGGATGTTGGAGCCGTGagtaaattttaactattagCTGGATACCAACCATATTATTATGTTACCACTACTTGTATTGTATCTTTTAAGATCTACCTACACACTTACAAAGCTATATTAAAAGGCAACTTTAATTACCAAGATTAAATTATCTCGACTGTGAAACAAAATCAACTTTCAGTATATGTAACTTGTATTAAGATGGGTTCATTTATATGCCAATATGTTATTGTAGTGCATGTTCATATTTGCTCATACACTATTGTTTCTTGACAGGGAATATGACCATATTGTTCTTGTGCATTATAGAGAAACTAGTGAGGTGAGTTTCCAGAACATGATATCAGATAAACATAATATGGTACTTGCAGCTTATTATGAGTGTGAAAAGGTGGGAATCCCTTTTGTGCAACACATCTCACTGTCCTACACTCCTACCCTGTTTctgaaaactaaaataaaactttaagcaCATCTTCCCTTTTCAGTGTTCAGATTTGAAgcttcaattaaataattttgtttgtttgtttttcttatgaAATTTCAACCCTCTTTAGTATTTCTTATGAATACTGCATTTCTGTATTCTCTAATTCTTTACTTTGTGTAAATGACTTACAAAGTAGTCCATGAGCTGTTTATATTTCTTCCATAAGTtcaactctctctctcacacaatCACATTTTTCAGTTCTAAAACTCTCCAATAAATTAACATGTGTATTTCcaaagtaaattaaattgtgATGAAATAGACATTTGCAATATCTTAACTTCTTGAAACTTTGTTTATATCCTCCTCTTGAAATGTACTTTTCTTTATGCTCAGCGGCATTACTCTCTAACTACATAGATCTCCTCGCTACAGTCTACTTTCTCAGTGTAAAGGGCCATTTCCTCTTGTATTTGGAATTCTCCTCTTGTATCTCGTTCCTTAGATAACAGTTTCACTCTTCCTTTCACATCTGTTCCTATCTCTCTcctatttctttattttgttcgTTGCTTGAGAATTGTATCAGCAACCTAAGGTTGAGTTTGACATTACTGTTTACTCTCATTTTACAGGGGAAATCCAAATCTGAACATGTCACACAATTGTCATCAGGTTCCTCTCCTGTTTTTAGTCAGAGTCATAGCTCGTATACTACTCACAACCCAGGAACAGCATCCATGTTTGGTGATTCATGTGAACCTAATCAGAAATTTTCTAGTTCTGGGTCTTTAGAAGATACATCCGAAGCACAAGCCTTGCGCCAATTGGAAGAACAGCTGAGTTTGAATGAGGACATTTTCAATGAAATTGCACTTGATTTAATCCCAGGTCAAGATCAAAGGGTGGTTTATAAGCAAGATAACTCTGTAGCTTTGTCTGGACCAAATGATCCAGGACAACCTTGTGATGGAtataatggaagagaaggtaattTAGACAAACTTGAGctgttaatgttttttttcgaGGGgggaataaaattaatatatgtttgAAGTTAGTGAaacatttgaattattattctattttatgcttttatcttgtattgtgttttgatttgtTCAGTTATAGATGCTTGTCTTCTACTTATGCAACATATGAAGATGGCTTCTTCAGCCCTCACAGCTAATTTGCCGTGACTGTTGAGTTAAATTTATAACATAACTGCTTATTTTAAGTTGTCCAAGGCTATCATAGCTATATATATCAGTATGACCATACTTCTATTCTTCTAATTTGTCTATGGTACCCTTCTGTATGATAGATTTTCTTTAAGTGAAACCTAATTCCCCAATTGTTATATGCTGGTTGTTTCATTTGAATCTATCATCCactcaacctttttttttcaaactgtCACATTCAGCTTTATATCAGActcaaatttatttcataagaTCTTTATAGTTTGTTTTCGCTACTccttattataattaaacaacAACTGTAGAGAGAGGAAAGCAAAATCTTCTgaaattattgtattttctgTAGATGACAGTGGTACATATTATCATGACTTTCTTGATGATTGTCCTGGTGGAAATGAAAAAACTATATACTGGACTGAAGTGCTGGAATCGTGTAAGCCCTTATCTGTGACCAAATTACCAGATCAACATGCATATGACGCGATTGAAAATGTGAGTATTCCTAAGATATACTTCATGTCATCAAGAGtttataattcatttttcttttgcaaCTTGCAAAGAAATAAAATCTCTATGCTTAAAACAGGGAAAGTCATTATTTTCTTCAGGAAGAGGAATGATTGCCAACCGGGAAAAAAATCAGTGGCTAAACTCCAACAGTAATAATGTTGAAAACTGTATGACTTACTTCTGCCTTAACTTGAAAATTTCCCTTTTTGTTGCATATAATGAAATTTCTTCCATCTCTCTTTGATGTTCCATATCACCAGCTGTTTTCTTGTTTCCTCAAGACATTGGAGTCAAATTTCCTCCATATTCTATGGTAGAAACTCCAGGAACTAACTATGACTACTATGAAACCTGTTTTGATCAATTCCAAAATCAAGAACCTCTGGGTGTAGATTCAAGCTTCACTGTTGTGCAGAAACAGAAATTTACAATTAGGGCAGTTTCCCCAGAATACTGTTATGCCACTGAGACTACAAAGGTTTGGGCCTTTTAATTTCAACACTTGTTATGTCCTATGTAATGATTTATCACTCTTTGCACTAGGGAATTTATCTGCTGCTTCTTGGTGCTTATTACTCAGCTTTACCTATGTTCTTGAAGAGCTTTAAAATGCATACACAACATGGTTCAAATATGTATGCATTTTTTGtataatgtaattatatatgtaataactagttatatatataataactaggGAGTTAAAAATGAAAGCTCTTAGCTTTTGATTTCAATACCATTTGGGGCATATACATTGTTTCTACTCTCTTtccatttgaaattttaatattttatatgatacaAATACTGTTGATGTTGTCTATATTTGAATCCTAATTTCCCAAGTTATATGCATAGGTGATCATTATTGGGTCATTTCTATGCCATGACTCGGATTCTACCTGGGCCTGTATGTTTGGTGATGTTGAAGTTCCTGCAGAGATAATTCAGGATGGTGTAATCTGTTGTGAAGCTCCATCTTATCTTCTTGGGAAGGTTAATTTGTGTGTTACTTCAGGAAATAGGGTGCCATGCAGTGAAGTGAGGGGGTTTGAGTTTCGAAATAAGACTACTAGTTGCACTCGCTGTAATTCATTGGAAACAGAAGGCAGCAAAAGTCTAGAAGATCTGTTATTACTTGTTCGATTTGCAGAGATGCTCCTTTCTGCTTCAACTACAAAGGATGACAGAATAGAATCTGGAAGTTATCTTTCAACAGAACagaaagatgatgatgattcatgGAGCCATATTATTATAGACACTCTTCTAGATGGCACCAGAACATCATCTGATACTGTTAACTGGCTTCTTGAAGAGCTGCTGAAGGATAAGTTGCAGCTCTGGCTTTCTAACCGAAGAGATGAAGGGACAGGCTGTTCTTTTTCCAGGAAAGAACAGGGGATAATACACATGATTTCTGGGTTGGGTTTTGAGTGGGCCTTGAGCCCCATTCTTAGTTGTGGTGTGAATATAAATTTCCGTGACATCAATGGGTGGACCGCTCTTCATTGGGCTGCTAGGTTTGGGAGGTAATAGAAAACTGAGTTGTTGATATTGATATGCAATTGTGATAGCATTTTGTTTGAAAGCCTTGAATAATATACTTGATAAAATCTGTTTAGAAACCTTTACAAATCCTTGGGAGAAGGGAATACCAATGCAAAGAAATAGAACAAGAAGGACAAGTAAAGCCTTTAATACCTACCCAGCAAACATTAGAAATTGATGGCTGCATTTAAGGAGTAATAACCACATCTAACAGTATGCTTCACATGCAACAGGATGTTTCAATCATTCTTGAACATGTATATAAAGCCTAATCAATCAAAGCCAaatgtttagttttttatttgaacaaaaatgcctttttcccaccatatgggatcagctacattaattaaattatgacATTGTGTTGGACCAAAAACTGAATTTTAAGAAATGTCatttaaatcaaaatgtttttaaacgGTTTCTCTGGAGTTCTCGTTGGTCTTCCGCTATCTCTATTGATCAGACTGCCCTCCATATAATTAATTCGCCTTACCTAGGCCTCTATTGGTCTTCTCACATGATCAAACAATCTTATTAGACCAAATTCTGTCATAAATGATCATATCAAGGTTGAAACTCTTGCTTTTAAAAGCCTTTATAAATGATCTATCCATTCTAATTGTTCTGGGAATTTGGGCCactgaaatattttgtttcatgATAGGGAAAAAATGGTTGCTTCGCTTATAGCTTCTGGTGCATCTGCTGGAGCAGTGACAGATCCAAGTTCACAAGATCCAACAGGTAAAACTGCTGCATCTATTGCAGCTAGCCATGGCCATAAGGGACTGGCAGGTTATCTTTCAGAGGTAGACCTAACAAGCCATCTGTCATCCCTCACATTGGAAGAGAGTGAGCTTTCTAAAGGATCTTCTGAGCTTGAAGCCGAGTTAACTGTCAGTAGTGTCTCTAAAGAAAATCTTGTGGCCAGTGAGGATCAGGTTTCACTACAAGCTTTCCTGGATGCTGTTAGAAATGCAGCTCAGGCAGCTGCACGGATACAAGCTGCTTTTCGTGCACATTCTTTTAGAAAACGGAAAGAAAGAGAAGCTGCTGCTGACGCTGGTCTAGATGGATATTGTATTGATGCAGGTAGCATTGATAATAACATTTCAGTGCTTTCTGCCGTGTCAAAACTTAGTTCTCAGAGCTGTCGTGATTACAATTTAGCTGCCTTATCGATTCAGAAGAAATATCGAGGCTGGAAAGGTCGTAAAGAATTCTTAGCATTGCGCCAGAAAGTAGTTAAGATACAGGTAACCGTAATAGAAATTGTTAATACAGTTTTACTATACTAATTGAATTCCAAGAGTTCTGCATGTACCTGTATATTGGCAGTGTAGAAGTGTAGGTACTTTGTAaagtgaataaataataaatttttttataaattggaaTGAGGGGGGAGATAAAAGATAGCTAGACATGCACATGCATACATCAAGAACTTACTTTTAACTATTTACTAGTATTAACCTTggtttttctaaatttatttggGCAGGCTTGTGTAAGGGGATACCAGGTTCGGAAGCAATACAAGTTAATATTATGGGCAGTTGGAATCTTGGACAAGGTTGTGCTACGATGGCGCAGAAAACGAATTGGTATACGAAGTGTCCGGCAAGAAATGGaatcaaatgaagaagaaagtgatgatgAAGATTTTCTCAGCGTGTTCCGGAAAGAGAAAGTAAATGCAGCAATTGAAAAGGCTTTGAAGCAGGTGCTTTCCATGGTCCATTCCTCTGGTGCTCGTCAGCAATATAGGCGCTTGCTTTTGTTGTATCGTCAAGCCAAGGCCAAGGTAAATACGctaataaaagcaaaaaataaattataggtcTGGGATAACACCGGTTAACATCTCTGGTATCTGTTAGTTATACCACTTTTTGCATTCAGATTGATCAAATAAGAAGTAAGTGTTGAGCATAGCTTTCATAGTCCATTTCTAATTTTCTTTACTGAGTAAGATAACTGTAACGCTAGCAAGTAGCAACACGATATTCTGTTTGGACACACTATTTATTACTAGATGAAACCCAATTCTAGTTTCTCATAAAATGTTGAAAATCAGAATATAATCTGATCCCATTCTTTATTAGTGGGGCCAGCAGCATAAGGTTTTACTCAACAATAAAAGTGTCAAATAGTGGGTTGCTAATCATAAAGTAATTAGGACCTAATTAAACATGCTAAGCTAGCATTTAGCAATGTTTTTTATGTGAGGAGAGGTTCCCTGTTTTGTACAATGCATAACTTGTTGATTCTTTTACAGACTGAACGTGGCAGCACGAGTGATGAAGCACCCTTATCAACTTCGGAAGAGGAAGTTTCCAATATGGAAGATGATGATTTGTGTCAATTTTGGGAAACGTTCTGGCCTTCCTAGTTTTATTTCTCTTTGGGGATAAATTTCTGACTTCCCAGCTTATATGGTGTGAGTATTTGGATGTGTAGAATAAGCTTGATTGAGCTTTTAGTTTGTAAATCAGTCTAGGTTGTATAGTGATAATGGCGATGGAcactttctctttttatgtAAAACTGGCCTTCAATGCTCTGGTGGTATATAGGGTTTCAAATACAGTgaagtttttatttcttatttcttgtCTTACATTTCATCAGAAGAACTAGACAGAAGAAACCACAAagataaaaatgttatattattaAGATATTAATCTGGTTTAAAATGATTAAGTACCATTTCCCATTTTAAGGAGgattcaaattaatataatttatcattgAGTATTCCTTGAATGTGcaacatcattttctttttatcaattttgtgtaactttaaattatttttaaaaaataatattaaaaaatttagatcatttgaaaaagtttaatat
Encoded proteins:
- the LOC114394873 gene encoding calmodulin-binding transcription activator 4-like, coding for MPPGLEYNIDDLFQEAKRRWLKPVEVLYILRNHDQCEFTHQPPHQPAGGSLLLFNRRIMRFFRKDGHNWRKKKDGKTVGEAHERLKVGNVEILNCYYAHGEENRTFQRRSYWMLEPEYDHIVLVHYRETSEGKSKSEHVTQLSSGSSPVFSQSHSSYTTHNPGTASMFGDSCEPNQKFSSSGSLEDTSEAQALRQLEEQLSLNEDIFNEIALDLIPGQDQRVVYKQDNSVALSGPNDPGQPCDGYNGREDDSGTYYHDFLDDCPGGNEKTIYWTEVLESCKPLSVTKLPDQHAYDAIENGKSLFSSGRGMIANREKNQWLNSNSNNVENSVFLFPQDIGVKFPPYSMVETPGTNYDYYETCFDQFQNQEPLGVDSSFTVVQKQKFTIRAVSPEYCYATETTKVIIIGSFLCHDSDSTWACMFGDVEVPAEIIQDGVICCEAPSYLLGKVNLCVTSGNRVPCSEVRGFEFRNKTTSCTRCNSLETEGSKSLEDLLLLVRFAEMLLSASTTKDDRIESGSYLSTEQKDDDDSWSHIIIDTLLDGTRTSSDTVNWLLEELLKDKLQLWLSNRRDEGTGCSFSRKEQGIIHMISGLGFEWALSPILSCGVNINFRDINGWTALHWAARFGREKMVASLIASGASAGAVTDPSSQDPTGKTAASIAASHGHKGLAGYLSEVDLTSHLSSLTLEESELSKGSSELEAELTVSSVSKENLVASEDQVSLQAFLDAVRNAAQAAARIQAAFRAHSFRKRKEREAAADAGLDGYCIDAGSIDNNISVLSAVSKLSSQSCRDYNLAALSIQKKYRGWKGRKEFLALRQKVVKIQACVRGYQVRKQYKLILWAVGILDKVVLRWRRKRIGIRSVRQEMESNEEESDDEDFLSVFRKEKVNAAIEKALKQVLSMVHSSGARQQYRRLLLLYRQAKAKTERGSTSDEAPLSTSEEEVSNMEDDDLCQFWETFWPS